ATTAATTGTGATTTACATCTCCAGAGATGCAACTATACTGCAACACAGTAAAAGCACTTCCCGATCGAATCAGTTGCTCAAGTTTGTTTACTAGGAAATGGTATCTAATAGAACATGACAAAGCAAGTAATTTAAATAGATAATACTTATAGAGCTTCAACAAACAAGGTTTAAGGTATATGCCTTACCCTTAAATACAAAAGTGGGAATTAAAAACCTTCTTAGTATCTCATATTAGAATGGATGGATAAGTGAGTTACCTTTGTTAAGTGACCGCACAATCCATCGTCTAAATTGGAGGTACCCAATACAAGATCAAATCCAAGTTTGATCCAATCCCAAGGAAATAGAGATGCTAACATAAATGCCAGCACCATTTTAATAAAAGTTTGGATGTTTTGCAACCCCAAGTTTCTCAACATTTGATCCCCCATCAatctgtacaaaaaaaaaaaacccatctcAATTTCAAGAGTAAAACGATCACTTTGACATAAATCTTAATAAAACTGGAAAATATTAGCTCACAATTTACCCCAAGTAGTAACATTAATAGCAATTAGTAAATCGTAATAAAGCTACAATCTTCTAACGAATTTGGTACTAATGAAACTTTTGTTTGGCCAAAAGCTCACCCGAATTCAGCTCTCTAATGAAATTGCGTTGGATGCTTCACGGATGACAGGTAAATCTGATTCTTATCCTCTGTAAGCATGAAAAGTAATATAACAATTGAAATAATGCTGAAAGGCCTTTTAGTAAACTGAAGAACCCAACTAAATGCCACTACCAATTCATTGAATAACAAAGGGTcgaagtttcacataatcagtttCTAAGAAGACATACCATGTGCAGCGTAGATAATAATTCCTCCCACTGGACAAGGTATTCCACAACGCTTGGAACACGGCTAGTATGCATCACTGGTTCACTGTCTTCTGTTAAAGTGGGTTGCACTTCACTGATTCACTGTCTAATCTCTTAACAATGTCATTTAGATGGCTCACCTGCAACAGCCAAAAAACCATAACACCAAATTGTAATATCAATGACATGAAAGTGCAATACATATTACAAAACAAGTAGAAGACTCATCTTTAGGTAGATAAATCGAGTACAAATCTAGCTTACCATGAAACTGTTGTGCTTGAGAACCCCCCAAAATCTAATTCTTACTACTTCTCTTCTTTTGACTAATCTTCTCAATATCTTCTCAAAAGAAACACAAACCAAATTCATTGTAAATCCAACAAATTTTAGATCTAAATGATGGAATACTATCAACACAAgccaaatcaaaacaaaaataaacccaAGAAAATCAATACAACTAGATTGTACACGAATATAGTAACCTAACTCACAACTCAgatcataaaactgaaattaaaaccaAACCCATTATTTAAACTCCATGAAATCAAATGAAAAAGCATAAAAATTGAGGATTCTTGAAAAAAAATTTtactatatatataaaaatcagaCTCATAGCATCAACACTTACGAAAAATCTATGGTTTTATTATTCTTGGGCTAGTAAGCAATAGGTCATGCATAGAGTATAGAGATTTCATTTTCGAGGGATTATGTCGGAGAAAATCAAACTTCTAGGGTTCAAATGGATTATTGAATGATTGGGTTTGGTTTCTGAAGATCGTTTGTTTCTGAGATATAGGTTTAGGAAAGATAACTCTGATTAATCTTGTTGAGAACAGATATTCGATTCAATGTTATGACAATGAATcgaatggaagaaagaaaaagaactcTGAGAGatcgagagacagagagagagaaTATGTGTCCAGTAGTAGCAGAAGCAGGGATAGAAATCAAAGAAAGGGGAAAATGAATCTCCATAGTCCACACGCGGACttaattttatttcttctagAAGCTCCCCCGATTTACTAAACTATCcccttttcctatttttttctatAGAAACGTCTTTCCTTGGAAGCTCCATCAATTAAGAAAGCCCTAGGAAGTCATATTTATAAATCCCAAACAGACTTAAAAtatccattttccactagtgatcctcttttaccgaaacaagtattgtgcacaccaaagattataaaacccaagtcagatcttcaatatcttctttgtcttcaaatcttcttaaatcttcagtaaaaacctgcacacaatcacttgaatctcttgtgatcaatcacgcacaaaacggagtctgttaacaatggattatcacaagatcgtctttagaactaacaacagtctaaagatccatgtcgaaactctgaactagtttgagtgaatcttatatcataagagaagattataaagaataaacaaactaggtgcaatcagatttcaaccaccgttagtcaatcaaatcaatcgaaaacaaaagataaaccacaattatctagtttcccaccaacggtacacgctagagattctcaatccaaaagaagactttaaactgagcggccgtaagagatttcgcctaattagattactctcctgtccgaataggcggctacaccagttacaacaacaaaagagtaaatctgttgttacgaaggattagtttgctagaaaggaaaacttcgagaatttatagacaaggaagtttggacaccaaggaatttccaaaaccgaaaatattctcaagatattcttaaaagcacagattcggttttcataattcttggaaatgctctgtccaaaaaataacgatcgaaatctctcggaaaatctaattagtaaatgcacattactaattctgtaatttccctacaaaataaaattaataaccttaattaaaagattcttaacttacttatgtttcgatcctggaattctcttcccttagacgttaaggaatatctttgaacaattaaagaaataaatgttcacagcacgtgttcaaagtttgtcgacatcttaactttgtaagttctctttcacacttataaccttgaaaccgatttgccacacttccaaacaagtttagaattggttcatctaactttcaagaaataagtgattgatcaaaccaacattcaatcacaatcatgggtttacggttctgccaaaacaagtggttctacctccatgtgagtactgtgcatagtcacactagctttccaaaaattcggttgactaggtactgggatcggttccccacatatatatggtatctaacttatatgtgttgcacatgtccataggatcggttcccctttctgatataaaccttgttgcaccccatacaaggatcggtccatttgatgtactgcaccccttacaaggatcggttcccctttccttttaattggtcagacatacaaaatccgatcataccacaggtgattacttaagatcggttttactaataaaagttataccaatacataaatcaggcctttgttaatagttctaccaagaacataagaagttttgagtggttatactctatcacacatattggttgttcataagatatgcaataaataacaaaaccaataacacctggcaatttcctttccggtccacaaacaagtttatgaacttacttccttagaacacatgtaaacattgttccctgggatgaaattctcacctcatacccatacataatcacaatagcattcaaatgattatggcgatgtcttatctacaaattttaatggttaagcaataaacctcgtattgtattccttaatactatgtctatctagagttcaaatttgctacgcagttatgttttcaatatgcacgacttgaaaagatacgttagggaatgaaacagttcaagtcaaatatcactaacctcaagtggaaggatgattgttgtcgttgtagctccttgcttcttcacatcttcaagatttctcaatacttgtaatgtctcatatcctaatactttcaagctaacctatacgaagttgactctagtacataatcaagcgactcttaacatgagttttgattcactaaaatatgacaataaaacttgacataccaacgcttggtgggttcaaccgagcaatgctctaacaccacatAATTTACCAACTGCTGAAGCCATAACTCTATAGGCTGCTGTAGTTAAAAGCTAAGCTGGAATTCTACACATAAACACAATGAATAACTCATAATCCATATTAATAGCTGCACCAAATTGGAAGCCCATCTCTGGAATTTCAATCATCACCAACCATCCAACACCTATGGTCCATCATCTGTGATTCTCATAGTATCAATTTCAGACCCAAACTTATAAAGGTGAGCATTTAATCTTACTCCAAATTTCTTCATACCAACTTCTCTGAACATTGGCCAAGTATCTCTAACCAGTTTCTTAACTCTGCTTGTTGAGATAGTAAAAGGATAGCAAATTTTGCCTAACATACTTAAACTgtaatattctttttctttttctaacaccatATGCTTATCTAATTAGACAATTGGCTCTATCGCACTTTCTAAATTCAGATTATTCTTCATATTGACAGCTAAAGTATCCACAATATTAGAAGGAGATCAAGATTTTGACTAAGATTATTTAAGGAAATAGAGGTAGAAGCCATATGCAGGAAGAGAGTTTTCTGATTATACCTCGGTTTTAACAAATATTTATACCTGAAAAATTTTGTACCCCAAACAATCATGATACCAACTATGTTGAGACACAACCATTGGAATAAGATCAGAATTAGGTGAAATTTAGTGATGGCTTTAAATCCATAATAGTATCTAGAGGCATGAACAAGAACTACAAGATACCAAACCAGaggataaaaaataaaataacaacaaGGACAGGGAACACAAAGGGAatcaaattggaagcaaaccgtGAAAAAGAAACCAAGAGTTGAAAATCAATCAGCAATTGCAAAAGGGGTAACAAACCCAAAACAAGGAAGAAATCAGAGGAGGAAACGTGAAAGAAAACTAAACCCAGTCGAATGAACACTATCACCCAATTATATCTTGAATGATACCTCACAACAACctgtaaatcacacaacaaaccACTTGACCAAACCAGTAAGGttagaaatcaaataaaaataaggGATCCCTTACCTGATCGAAatagaacctctctacatcaacaACCAAGGAGAAACCAGCAGCAAATCACTAATAGAAAAGCACCATTCAACTTAAATAAGTAAATGAAACTAGTGTCGATGTTACCTTAGTACAGCGGGGAAGTCATTTGGTAACGCAGGTTTCAAAATAAACTATGTACAACAATGTTCTTGTGGGCTGTTCTAAGTTTTTAGTAAAAAGAAAAACACGATAAAGATTTTCAAAGCAGACGGTTTCCAGCTTTCTATACATTTTGCCAAATGTTGTTTCACAAAGATTCCCGCAAAAAAAAGACGTTACAAAGTACCTCAGTTAACTCCAGGTATTCCAATGTTAGGCATGCACTGACCGGGCACAACACAGCACAACACGATACAACGCGCTCTCAAGCACGGCACACCTTAATTTCTGAACGACACATCACGACACGTAGCACGGCGGGCTCACCTTTTAATGGGATGTGCTGGGTTGTGCCAGCACGTTTTACACCTATGGCTACATCCACTGTAAACCCAACAGGGTGAAATATGTTATGAGATAATTACATTTACATTAGAGAATTCCTATTTATAGTGACAATAGGATAAACTAATAACCtagaagagaaataacttgaccAGGCAAGATGTGTTTAGCTTAATTGCAGGATCTTGTAAACTGACGATTCCCTTTTCTTTTCTAGCACTCTTTGACTGTACGGTTGCTCGGTGCTGTGCACGATCAGGCAATCAACAAAAGTTTTAATTAGCCGTTATTGCGCGCATTTTTACCAGTCAGAATTTTTGAAACACGCCGAATTGCTAACCAGGTTTCACGTACACGCAACACGGAAATAAAAAtgctaataaaataaataagtaaAGAGAATGCAAACAGAATAAGATTTTGTTTATTGATCATCACAGTGATTCATGGTTACACGATTGCCGAATGATCAGCAGTATTGTTATTAGCTAATGGTATTAAATCAAATTAGAAATAACCACCATGCTTCTTAATTATTGCCGGAACCATGAGTTGCACCACAGATACCGTTACACCACTCAGGATCACTGGTACATTTATGTTCGTCATACTTTTTTAAGCAATTCCTCAAGCATTCGTCGCAGTCGTCTTGAGCCTCGACGACAATGACATTAGTAGTAGTACTGATCAGCAACATACCCATAATCAACATTGAGATGAACATAATCTTATTGCAACCGGccattttctctctttctctctagatatataaatatattgataTTAATTAGCTCTTATTGATCAATGAAGAAGCTTTTAGAAagagagaaaataattaaacaGTGCTGGTTGAGGATTAGACGAAGACTTGCATGAcaatttatagtgttttagaaaatCTAATTTCGGATAGTTTTAACAAACGTATTTGAATTAGTTGCCGAGTAGTTATAGTTAATCCAGGCTTATTTAgtaaattttattttgattaGTTCTAACAAACTATTTTGAATAGTTCTTGACCACAACAATCTAATAACCTTAAATGAACCTGCCTTAGAATAGAAGTGAGAAATAGAGATCACCTTTACAAGGGACTCAAATTCTTGGTTAGTGAGGCTTGAACAAATTACGGGACGACTCTTCGTATGTTAAACACAATATATATAATACTAGTATTGGATTGACCAAGgggaaaattccgaaagtgaatCACAGTGGTCTACTCTACCGTATCATGACTTGCGTGTCAATTTTTAATTACACTTGTCCACAAAGGTTCAGCATTTTTCTtgggatttttttccttttggtgtACCACCAACACTCGAGGAACGCGAAAAACTGCGGGATTGAGCCCGCGGTAAAGCTAGCATTTTTGTTTAggtattcatcttcttccttgTTAGTTGCAGGTTTCGCAATAAACTACGTACGTACACAACAATGTTTTGTAGATTGTTTGTTCCAAGTGTTTTctagaaagaaagaaaacgacAAACCTTTTTAAAAGAGTCCATTTCCAGCTTCTGCTGTATATTTTGCCAAATGTTGTATCACACAGACCCCCCACAGAAAAGGAAGTTACGAAGTACTACCTCAGTTAACTCCTGGTAGTCCAATCCGATTTAGTTCCCAATGTTAGGCATGCAGTGCTGATCATGAATTCTGCAGGTTAGCTCATTAATGGAAGGAGGAGTTAATTTCAAGGAAGAATTGCAACGTGGCCAGTGTTGGTCAGAGGAAtatactttgtagtttgtactAACTGAAGGATCTATATATAGGGAGACCTAAGCATGAACAGTTTCAAGAACCATCATAAGAGAAAGAGATATCAGAGTTATGAAAGAGATGGCAGCAGTAAGTAGCAAAATTTGCAGGTCGAGTTTAGTGATACTGCTCTTAGTTTTAATTTTAACATCAACAGCAAACGCACTTTCAGGCCGGAATGTTCCAGGGTGTGAAGATGAGACTAAAGCTTTGGTAGACCTTTGTGCAAAGTATGTACTGAAGAAAAGTCGGATTATTCGACCAGCGAAGAATTGTTGTGCATTGGTGAAGGAGGTTGACGTAAATTGTATTTGTACTTATGCCACTAGAGAAGTGGCAAAACTCATTAGCATGCGTAAAGTTTTTTATGTTGCTTCTACTTGTGGCAGAAGACTTCCTCCCATAAAAAAATGTGGAAGTATTGGAATTGGTTCGGGGTAAGAAGTTCGGAATAGGAAAGAACAACTGAATAAAAGACAAGAGACAGTAGATGAAAATCTAGAAATATAAGCAGAAATGTATAAGTATCAATGTTCAATAATTTAAGGTGTTAAACCCTTGTTTCCTATTATATTTATGTTATAATCTTGTTTTCATATCGCTTTTGATTCCTCACAAATCAAGTTTCAACTCTCTAGTACACGTATAACATCTCCATTTACCTACAAATCCATGCAAATCTTCTAAAATTTCAAACGCTCATAGGAAAGCAAATACAATAATATCAATTGAGCCCAGGTATTGCTCACTAAAATCGCGTTCACAGAAAGgccaattctttttattttgtacctTAGGAAACACGTACTTGCTTGCTAACATCAGGAGAGAATCATGCTTGCTTGCTAATATCAGGAAAGAATCAAAGCGGTCTTGCCAGAATATAATATAGCACAAATGCATGTTTCATGTAGTCTCAAGAAAACTAAAACTTCATCAGCCAGATAATGTCATCATTTTAACTCATCGAGAATACAAAATGTACCGCAACGACATTTTTGTAAAATCTGTACTAGAAACGTTTCCGTTGTCTATACATTTGAGTAACAAAGGGTAATATCACCTCGGAAattgccttttttttttctttttttttcttgatccGGAGTGTCTTCCTAATTATAATTTCATTTTTGTAACGTCTACTCTAAATCATCCAGGAAGTTGCATGTACCCGAAGGATATATACTCCTTCCAAGGTGAGCAACAATCACAGGAGACAATGATAATAACTACGCTTTGTCAGAAGGACATAAAACAAATTTGTGTTCTACTGTTCTGAACTCTTAACTTACAagtgtttttgaaaacaaaagtgGTTCAATGACAGAACTTTTCAAACAAGTGGCGTCGCTTCCATATACGTTATCAAATGAAAGCATATTCCAAAATATACCTTAGTAACCCCATATTGTCCACTGCCACTTACTTAGTGCCTAATGTACGTTTGGCATCCACAGATCAGGCTAGCTCATCAAACAAAGGAGGAGATAATTTCTAGGTGTGGTTGTCAGTGGGCTAATATTGGTGGCAGAAAAACTATGTACTCTACCTTTTTGGCCTAAACTACGTACTCTGCCTGCCTTTATGGTAATGTGCTTCTTATAAATAGTAGTATTGGGAGACCCAACCAAGCAGTTTCGAGCTAAACAATCTCAAAGAAAAAGAGTGAGTAAGGAGCTTAATTAGACATGGGAATGGAAATTAGTAGCATAATTTGCCGGTTAAGTTTACTTCTAGTATTGTTAAGTGGAATTCTAACATCAACAGGTTATGCAGTTTCGCAAAATGTCCCAGGCTGCGATGATGAAGCTAAAGCTTTAGCACGCCTTTGTGCAAAGTATGTATTGAAGACAGGTCCAAAAATTCGACCATCCATGGAATGTTGTTTGTTGGTCAGGCAGGGTGATGTAACTTGTATGTGTATGCATGCAACTATAGACGTTGTGAAACTTATTAGCATGGATAAAGTTTTTTACGTTGCTGATACCTGTGGAAGGAAAATTCCTCCGATGAAGAAATGTGGAAGTATTGGATCGATCGGAATAAAATGAGAAGGATGAACAAATGAAAGATACATAAGAAGCAGATTTCCAAAatgtttttcatttcttttttcttaGCAGGGAagcgtgccacatgagcaaacTCATTACGAT
The nucleotide sequence above comes from Papaver somniferum cultivar HN1 unplaced genomic scaffold, ASM357369v1 unplaced-scaffold_115, whole genome shotgun sequence. Encoded proteins:
- the LOC113329085 gene encoding uncharacterized protein LOC113329085, which produces MGMEISSIICRLSLLLVLLSGILTSTGYAVSQNVPGCDDEAKALARLCAKYVLKTGPKIRPSMECCLLVRQGDVTCMCMHATIDVVKLISMDKVFYVADTCGRKIPPMKKCGSIGSIGIK
- the LOC113329084 gene encoding uncharacterized protein LOC113329084, which produces MAAVSSKICRSSLVILLLVLILTSTANALSGRNVPGCEDETKALVDLCAKYVLKKSRIIRPAKNCCALVKEVDVNCICTYATREVAKLISMRKVFYVASTCGRRLPPIKKCGSIGIGSG